The window CGGAAGTAAGGCCGCTTTTATTTTAGAAGGCGTTTTTCCATAGTAGGCTATGGCAAGGTATTGACATATTTTAGCGACAGGTCGTTCTGCCGAATCTAAATGGACTTTACCCATGTTTTGGGTAAACCGATCTAAGTAGGGGATTAGGGCTTCTAGATTTTTGGCACACATAAACTCTAATATCCATCCCGCACGAGGCGATATTTTGTTGTCTACCATAAACAAGATATCTAGTGTTTTAGAGATCAAAGTCGTGTCTGAAAGCAGTAGCTGCGCATAATGTAAACGCTTTTCGCGTGAATGATCCACGTAATTTAATTCTTGATATAAAGCGTCGGTAGTCAAAGATTTCTTATTTTTAGAGCTTAAAAATAAGGAAAATGAAAATACTTAAAAAGATAGGTCTAGTTTTATTACTAGCTTTTGTCATTGCTCAATTTTTTTCACCAGAAAAAAATGAAGGGAATACAGAAGACTTAACTGCTTTTTTAGCAGAGACAAAGCCATCTGCTGAGGTTAAAACTATTTTAGAAAACACGTGTTTTGATTGTCACACTAGCAATACAAACTATCCTTGGTATAACGCAATAACACCAGTTAATTTTTGGTTAGCAGAGCATATTGAGGATGGACGTAAACACTTAGATTTTTCTAAATGGTCAGATTATTCTATTAAAAAGAAAGATCATAAATTTGACGAATTAGCAGAAGAAGTTGAAGAAAAGAAAATGCCTTTACCAAGTTACACGTATACACACGGTGACGCTAATCTAACAGATGCACAAATTAAAGCAGTTGTGGATTGGGTAAAGGAAGTAAGACTAGGTTATGCTTTAGCACCACAACCTCAGTAATATTTTCTTCAAGAATTAATTAATTTATAAATCTCCCTTTAATTGAATCCAACATTATTAATAGTGGGCTTTGTTTGGCCTGAACCAAAAAGTTCTGCAGCAGGTAGCAGAATGATGCAGCTTATTGAAGTTTTTCAATCGGCTAATTATGATATTACTTTTGCGTCTGCTTGTAGTAAAACAGACCATGCCTTTGACTTATTAAGTATTGGTGTAAAAACAGAAAACATTATACTTAATGATAGTAGTTTTGATGCTTTTGTGAAAAATTTAAACCCAACTATTGTGTTATTTGACCGTTTTATGGTGGAAGAACAATTTGGTTGGCGTGTGGCAGAACACTGTCCAGATGCATTAAGATTACTTGATACCGAAGATTTACATAGTTTACGTAAAGGACGCCAGCAGGCTTTAAAAGATAATAAATCTTTTAATAAAAGCTATTTGCAAAATGATACTGCAAAACGAGAAATTGCAAGTATTTTGCGTTGTGATCTATCATTTATTATTTCTCAAGTAGAAATTGAAATATTAGTTAATCAATTTAATATTGACGAACGTTTATTATACTATCTACCATTTTTGTTAGATCCGATTTCTTCGGACACACAAAAAAAATGTTCTAGTTTTAAGGATAGAAATCATTTTGTGACCATCGGTAATTTTATGCATCCTCCTAATTTTGATGCTGTATTGTTTTTGAAAACAGATATCTGGCCACTTATAAGAGCCAAATTGCCTAAAGCAGAAATGCATATCTATGGGTCTTATGTTTCTGAAAAAGCAAAACAACTACATAACGACAAGGACGGTTTTTTAATAAAAGGCTTTACGGAAGACGTTAATCAGGTTATGCAGGATGCCAAAGTCTGTTTAGCACCTTTGCGTTTTGGAGCTGGGTTAAAAGGGAAGTTAATAGATGCCATGATAAATGGGACACCATGCGTGACAACGACTATTGGAGCAGAAGGGATGTATGGCACATTAAAAGATACTAATGCGTTTATTGAAGATGACGCAAAAGCATTTGCTATACAAGCAGCCGAGTTGTATTCCAACAAAATATATTGGAACGGTAAACAGAAAAATGGATTTATGATTGTAAATACATTGTATGATAAAGCTATCTACACTAAAGATGTATTACATAAAATAGATGCTCTGCTGTCAGATTTACAAACGCATAGACAACAGCACTTTTTAGGGCAAATATTAATGCACCATATGATGCAGAGTACTAAGTATATGAGTAAGTGGATAGAAGAGAAAAATACAGAAAAAGTATAATACAAATAAGATAATGTCATACGTTATCTAGATTTTATAATATAAAAAAGAGCTAAGATTTAAAACCTTAGCTCTTTTTTTATGTTTTTACTAGTTGTAATTAATACAGGGTATTTGTTTACTACTAAGCCGTAACTTCACTTTTTTTAATTTTTCTAAAAGGGAAAGAGTTGAAAATACTACGCTTAGCAAAACGCGTTTGCTTATCACTTTGAGAAAATTTGATGTATAAACCTTTATTTACACCAAAATACTCGTAAGTATCACCATTTAAAAAAGTAATCTCTAATAATAACCCTTTATGTTTCCAATCCATAATTGGACTAGTTACAGTGACAGCATACTCTTCTTTGTTAGCCTCAATCGTTTCAGGAGAGATACTTACTAAAAAGTGGTAACCATCAATAACTTTTCTACTCATTAATTCAGCTTCTTGAGCTTTTTCGTCACCCGATTGAAATTTATCAGGATGCCATTCTTTAACTAAATTACGGTAAGATTTTTTTAAAGTTTTTAAAGATAAATCTTGATCTACGTCAAATAGTTTTTTGTACTCATTAATACGCTTCATAACAGGTGCTTTTTTTAATAAGGCGCGAAAGTACTCTTTTGTTTTGAATTGACTGTTAGAAAGTTGTGAAAAACTTCACTTTATTTTGATTTTTTATTTATAACTAACACTAGATTAGATTATTTGAGATAATTTAAACAGTCATTGCCTAAATGTAATAGCATTTAAAAACCGAGTGTTCGTTTTTTTAGAAGGCTATAATTTAATGACTAATTGTCGGATTGGATTTTTTTTTAATGAAGTATTAGAGTTTTATATTAGTCTTGTTCAAATTCTATATCGACATCAAAATAGTTTGGGTTGTTGTTTATTTCAAATAGATTTCCAGAAATTTCAACACCTTTAAAGTCTGGTAAAATTCTAACATTTTCGTTAGTCACTTTTTTAATCTTATATGGGAAGTGATATCTTGATTTAAATCTAATCATATCCGCCATAGGATTTTCTTTAGTCATAGTCGTGTCTTTATTTTTTTCTGCTTCAATCAGTCCTTCAGGGCTTATTTTTAGAGAAAATAGTTTTCTATTAAAGATGGTATTGTAAGATTTATTAAAGTCGGGTATTTCATTCCCTTCTCCTTTTTTTAGATCACCAGTTTTACTAGATAATAGCTCTAATTCTTTAATGTTTTGACCTTTTAATTTTTCTGCAAACAATTTTAATTCTGAGACGTTTGCAAAATCATAATTAATTTTCATTTCAAATTTTTTAGCTATAGAATCTACTTTTATATACACGCTAAAATTTTCTAATTGTTTTATTTTTTCTTGTTTTTCTTTACTTAATTTTGAGATGCTATCTTTTTTAGTTTCTAAAAAATCAGAGAAGACAATTAAAGTATCTAACTGTTGATTATTTTCTCCTTGTTCCGTGCTTTCTCCCATTTTCATCATTTCAGATAGATCAAATCCTAGGCTGTATTTTCCACTTCCGTTAGCTTCAAATCTTGTTTCTTGTACAATTTCACAGCTTGTTAGCATAAATAGTGATAGGGTAAATAGGATCGTTTTAATAGTTTTCATTTATCTGTAATTTTACAAGGGTTTAATTGGTTATTTACTTAAATCAGGAACTAAAGTAATATATTTAAATCAGACAATAATAAAGTATGAATAAATTTGAAAAGAGGTCAGAAGTAATACTTAATTTGAGAAGGTGTTAGTTGTCCTTTTTTATGTTTTCCTTAATATCAATTAAATACCCTCTAAACATTTCTGCACGGGTTGTTAAGTGTATCATTTTATTTTTGTGTATTATGATATAATTAGGTTCTTTCCCATTACAATAACCATTTGCGGATTCAAAAGCTTTTAGTAGTTTGTTTTTGGCATTAGTGGCGGTGGTATTATTTTCAAATTGATAAACCCGCATTGTAAAGTCAGGATAATAATTTTCAGGTTTAGTTTCTGTTCTTTTTACATAATACTGTTTTATTCCGTTGCCTGCAATCGTTATTATGATGTTGTCTTTACAATTTTTATAAGATTTACTTTTGAGTAATTTTATGTCTTCAATTTTAAATTTTTGTTTGTCCAAATAAGGTTGTAGTATGGATATTAACCCAGTATCATTGATTGATTTATTAGATTTTAAAATTTCAGTTGTAGTCTTTTCATTCGGAATATCCCACTGTCGTAAGTCGGCAATAGGTTTAGTTTTAATAGGTTTTTCAATTGAATCATTAATTATAATAGGTTTTAATGTAATTTTTTTATTCGGATCTCTACAAGACATTAAAATAAAAAGTATTATTATGTTTAGAATATATTTCATATCAAGTGTAGCTATAGTTGGCTTTTAGACCCATTAGGTTTTATAAACAAATAATTCTGAATATAGTTGAGATGTAAGACGTCTACAACGCTTTATTGATTATTCGGAGAATAAGTTTTTTTTGTATACCGTTTATTTCAAATAACACCATTTTTTATTTCTCCAAAAGCATTAGTTTCTATTTCCGAAATGAGAACTGGCGGAAATTTGTCGGCGTATTTCCCTATATAGATTCTCAAAAGTGCATCTTTTTTTGAGACAGAGTCAGCAATTGAATTAAAAATTAAATCAATGGTTTTAAAATAGTCTAATAGTCATTTTAACTTCTATTCACTTGTAAATATGGTAATTAGCGCTTATCTGCTGTTTCGTAATGATAGGGTAAACTATATTTATTGTCCAAACGTCATGGTAACAAAATTACTTTTTTAAGCTGTAGTTGGACCATAATATTTTTTACGCAACCAAAAGGACACGCGTACCAATAAAATTAAGGCTGGTACTTCAACCAAAGGACCAATAACTCCCGTAAAGGCTTGCCCTGAATTTAAACCAAAAACCGCAATAGCAACTGCAATGGCTAATTCAAAATTATTACCTGCTGCGGTAAAGGCAACAGCTGCTGT is drawn from Psychroserpens sp. NJDZ02 and contains these coding sequences:
- a CDS encoding adenylosuccinate lyase; the protein is MTTDALYQELNYVDHSREKRLHYAQLLLSDTTLISKTLDILFMVDNKISPRAGWILEFMCAKNLEALIPYLDRFTQNMGKVHLDSAERPVAKICQYLAIAYYGKTPSKIKAALLPTHREKIIEVCFDYLINDIKVATKAYSMTTLFLFGKDYDWVYPELTTILERDFANQSAAFKARARLILKKIKQ
- a CDS encoding heme-binding domain-containing protein produces the protein MKILKKIGLVLLLAFVIAQFFSPEKNEGNTEDLTAFLAETKPSAEVKTILENTCFDCHTSNTNYPWYNAITPVNFWLAEHIEDGRKHLDFSKWSDYSIKKKDHKFDELAEEVEEKKMPLPSYTYTHGDANLTDAQIKAVVDWVKEVRLGYALAPQPQ
- a CDS encoding glycosyltransferase encodes the protein MNPTLLIVGFVWPEPKSSAAGSRMMQLIEVFQSANYDITFASACSKTDHAFDLLSIGVKTENIILNDSSFDAFVKNLNPTIVLFDRFMVEEQFGWRVAEHCPDALRLLDTEDLHSLRKGRQQALKDNKSFNKSYLQNDTAKREIASILRCDLSFIISQVEIEILVNQFNIDERLLYYLPFLLDPISSDTQKKCSSFKDRNHFVTIGNFMHPPNFDAVLFLKTDIWPLIRAKLPKAEMHIYGSYVSEKAKQLHNDKDGFLIKGFTEDVNQVMQDAKVCLAPLRFGAGLKGKLIDAMINGTPCVTTTIGAEGMYGTLKDTNAFIEDDAKAFAIQAAELYSNKIYWNGKQKNGFMIVNTLYDKAIYTKDVLHKIDALLSDLQTHRQQHFLGQILMHHMMQSTKYMSKWIEEKNTEKV
- a CDS encoding KTSC domain-containing protein; the encoded protein is MKRINEYKKLFDVDQDLSLKTLKKSYRNLVKEWHPDKFQSGDEKAQEAELMSRKVIDGYHFLVSISPETIEANKEEYAVTVTSPIMDWKHKGLLLEITFLNGDTYEYFGVNKGLYIKFSQSDKQTRFAKRSIFNSFPFRKIKKSEVTA